The following proteins come from a genomic window of Pedobacter faecalis:
- a CDS encoding DinB family protein: MMETLINVIKTTRENFIRVVESLSPEQLNHVPEGFNNNIIWNFAHIISAQQLLCYRLSGLEPRVDMETILAYRKGTKPEKVVDQEEISRFVALCRSTVDDLVTDLSSGMFVSYQQYTTEFGFELNSVHEAVQFFAVHDSMHLGYAMALRKAVLNNNN, from the coding sequence ATGATGGAAACGCTGATCAACGTCATCAAAACAACCCGTGAGAACTTCATCCGTGTGGTGGAGTCGCTTTCGCCCGAGCAGCTGAACCATGTACCGGAGGGTTTTAACAACAACATCATCTGGAACTTTGCGCACATCATTTCTGCGCAGCAACTGCTCTGCTACCGCTTGTCGGGCCTGGAGCCCAGGGTGGATATGGAAACGATACTGGCTTACCGCAAGGGCACAAAGCCGGAGAAGGTGGTGGACCAGGAAGAGATCAGTCGTTTTGTGGCACTTTGCCGCAGCACGGTAGACGACCTCGTTACAGATCTTTCCAGCGGGATGTTTGTAAGCTACCAGCAATATACTACAGAATTTGGCTTTGAACTGAACAGCGTACATGAGGCGGTTCAGTTCTTTGCCGTTCACGACTCGATGCACCTCGGCTATGCCATGGCGCTTAGAAAAGCAGTGTTAAACAACAACAATTAA